A region of Faecalibacterium taiwanense DNA encodes the following proteins:
- a CDS encoding DUF3847 domain-containing protein, whose translation MTQPKSDLAYLRSEKAKAEQQLRYYKHREKILEHQIPELTRKARVHRLCTRAGMLESFLIAPEELTNDQVMELLKIAFRQPEVALALAKMIHDLQERRSVSNPLE comes from the coding sequence ATGACCCAGCCCAAATCCGACCTTGCCTATCTCCGCAGCGAAAAAGCCAAAGCGGAGCAGCAGCTACGCTACTACAAGCACCGTGAGAAAATTCTGGAACATCAGATACCGGAGCTGACCCGCAAAGCCCGTGTGCATCGTCTGTGTACCCGTGCCGGAATGCTGGAAAGTTTTCTGATTGCGCCGGAAGAACTCACCAACGATCAGGTGATGGAGCTGCTGAAAATTGCGTTCCGTCAACCAGAAGTTGCGCTGGCACTTGCAAAGATGATTCACGACTTGCAGGAACGCCGCAGCGTTTCAAACCCTTTAGAATAA
- a CDS encoding replication initiator protein A: protein MTYVLLLDRATLSQKNLWIDERGFVFVIFTICSLAEQLGRSTVSVSSALKELDAAGLIERRRTRFSSPNHIFVKIPNVE from the coding sequence ATGACTTATGTGTTGCTACTCGACCGTGCCACACTCTCGCAGAAAAATCTCTGGATAGATGAACGTGGATTCGTGTTTGTCATTTTTACGATTTGCTCTTTGGCTGAGCAGCTAGGGCGCAGCACTGTCAGTGTTTCCAGTGCGCTTAAGGAATTGGACGCTGCGGGATTGATTGAGCGCAGACGAACGCGGTTTTCTTCGCCCAATCACATCTTTGTGAAAATTCCAAATGTTGAATAG
- a CDS encoding recombinase family protein — translation MEKDKKVTALYCRLSKDDGSNSESLSIRTQKSMLMEYATRNGFGNCQYYVDDGYSGTNSDRPAFQELLDDIREGKVATVITKDQSRLGRNHIETGTYMEIFFPEHGVRYIAINDGYDSNEQSQMDIAPFRNIINEMYAKDTSRKIKSALRTRKKSGKYISSGAPFGYQKDPADHNHLVIDPNTAPVVEYIYSMAEEGLGLHRIAKRLHDEKVLKPCYYKKEMFGRFIDDEKMYDWDSAYISQVLHSPVYAGHIIYEAKPTVSMKSKKRRYIPFEERAIVPNTHEAIIPQDRWENVQRILYSRSSSFMCDKTDYDNIFKGIVRCADCGRTMLVKVEHRRKRNSVLDQTFYCCSTYRKYGAKACDSHNLEARVLHEAVFADIQAHAKAAVSNREALVKKIANQMHLRVSSDRAQHKRDLKQCKARIAEIEDLYAKLYEDVSKGLLPEKRFQMLADRYDKEQAELTEKIEQYEREGRAEHDQLDKIQDFIDEVSKYAGITELNYKILHQLIDKILVSKAEKVDGEYVQKIQIFYRFIGPLDAIE, via the coding sequence ATGGAAAAGGACAAAAAAGTAACTGCTTTATACTGCCGACTGTCAAAAGATGACGGTTCAAACAGCGAAAGCCTGAGCATCCGCACTCAAAAGTCAATGCTTATGGAGTATGCCACACGCAACGGTTTCGGGAATTGCCAGTACTATGTTGATGATGGTTACAGCGGTACGAACTCTGACCGCCCTGCCTTTCAGGAACTTCTGGATGATATCCGGGAAGGAAAGGTGGCAACAGTCATTACCAAAGACCAGTCCCGACTTGGACGCAACCACATCGAAACCGGAACGTATATGGAAATCTTCTTTCCTGAACACGGTGTCCGCTATATTGCAATCAACGATGGTTATGATTCCAACGAGCAATCTCAGATGGATATTGCCCCGTTCCGAAACATCATCAATGAAATGTACGCCAAAGACACTTCCCGAAAAATCAAGAGTGCCCTTCGGACACGCAAGAAAAGCGGAAAGTATATCTCCAGCGGCGCACCGTTTGGCTACCAGAAAGACCCTGCCGACCACAATCACCTTGTGATCGACCCGAACACCGCCCCCGTTGTTGAGTATATCTATTCAATGGCAGAGGAAGGGCTGGGGCTTCACCGCATCGCCAAGCGGCTCCACGATGAAAAAGTCTTGAAGCCGTGTTACTACAAGAAAGAGATGTTTGGCCGCTTTATTGATGATGAAAAGATGTATGATTGGGACAGTGCCTATATCAGTCAGGTTCTGCACAGCCCAGTCTACGCCGGACACATCATCTACGAAGCCAAGCCCACCGTGTCCATGAAATCCAAAAAGCGGCGTTATATTCCGTTTGAAGAACGCGCTATCGTTCCGAATACACATGAAGCAATCATCCCACAAGACCGTTGGGAGAACGTGCAGCGAATCCTTTACAGCCGTTCCAGTAGTTTTATGTGCGATAAGACCGACTACGACAATATCTTCAAAGGCATCGTCCGCTGTGCAGACTGCGGCAGAACGATGTTAGTCAAGGTCGAGCACAGGCGCAAACGTAACAGTGTTCTGGATCAGACCTTTTATTGTTGCAGCACTTATCGGAAATATGGTGCGAAAGCCTGTGACTCGCATAATTTGGAAGCCCGTGTTCTGCATGAAGCTGTCTTTGCGGACATTCAGGCACACGCAAAGGCCGCTGTGAGCAATCGGGAAGCCCTTGTGAAGAAGATTGCAAATCAGATGCACCTCCGGGTGTCCTCTGACCGGGCGCAGCACAAACGGGATTTGAAGCAGTGTAAAGCACGAATCGCAGAAATCGAAGACCTGTATGCAAAACTTTATGAGGACGTATCAAAGGGACTTCTCCCGGAGAAACGTTTTCAAATGCTTGCAGATCGCTACGACAAAGAACAGGCTGAACTGACCGAAAAGATTGAGCAGTACGAGCGGGAAGGCCGTGCTGAACACGATCAGCTGGACAAGATTCAGGATTTTATTGATGAAGTCAGCAAGTACGCTGGCATCACCGAACTGAACTATAAGATTCTGCATCAGCTGATTGACAAGATTCTGGTATCCAAAGCGGAAAAGGTCGATGGCGAATACGTCCAGAAAATCCAGATTTTCTACCGCTTTATCGGCCCATTGGATGCCATCGAGTAA
- a CDS encoding helicase C-terminal domain-containing protein encodes MFKEVADIKTSDLLHLPVPEAKFETVVAKPSEIQKEMVQELSKRAARIHSGTVDASVDNMLCVTNDGRKIGLDVRLMNPMLPDDPNSKLNVCVQNVLKIWEDGKDQKLTQLLFCDLSTPKNDGNFNVYDDIRKKLVAAGVPENEIEFIHNADTEAKKAALFSKVRSGDVRVLLGSTAKMGAGTNVQQRLVAVHHLDVGWKPSDMTQRNGRIIRQGNMNKEVKVFNYVTEGTFDSYLFQTLENKQRFISQIMTSKSPVRSCEDVDEQALSYAEIKALCAGNPLIKEKMDLDVQVAKLKVLKADHQSQKFRLQDKLLTKFPADIQETNAHIAGLKADAQLAAAHPQGKEEFCDMVIKGVTYDEKKTAGEQLVLACSELPNAEEKVIGSYRGFELSLRFDTYRSEYQAILKGQRKYTVPLGTDPLGNITRLDNSLNNFPERITAAENELDTLHQQQAAAQIEVEKPFPQEEELAEKSARLAELNAQLDVDEKSHESEQEEEEQENAPRRPSVLAALEEKSDKPEPVKPFRSYYDKDGDAR; translated from the coding sequence ATGTTCAAGGAGGTTGCGGACATTAAAACATCCGACCTGCTCCATCTGCCTGTGCCCGAAGCAAAGTTTGAAACCGTGGTGGCAAAACCCTCGGAGATTCAAAAGGAAATGGTGCAGGAGCTGAGCAAACGTGCCGCCCGCATCCACTCCGGCACGGTGGATGCGTCTGTGGACAATATGCTCTGCGTCACAAACGACGGCAGAAAGATTGGCTTGGATGTGCGCCTGATGAACCCCATGCTGCCCGATGATCCCAACAGCAAATTGAACGTATGCGTTCAAAATGTGCTGAAAATCTGGGAAGATGGCAAAGACCAGAAGCTGACACAGCTTTTGTTCTGCGACCTCTCGACACCAAAGAACGATGGTAACTTCAACGTCTACGATGACATTCGCAAGAAGCTGGTTGCCGCCGGTGTGCCGGAAAACGAGATTGAGTTTATCCACAACGCAGACACCGAAGCGAAAAAGGCTGCACTGTTCTCGAAAGTGCGCTCCGGCGATGTGCGCGTCCTGCTGGGCAGCACGGCAAAAATGGGCGCAGGAACCAATGTGCAGCAGCGTCTTGTGGCGGTGCATCATCTGGATGTTGGCTGGAAGCCCAGTGACATGACCCAGCGCAATGGTCGCATCATCCGGCAGGGCAACATGAACAAGGAAGTCAAGGTGTTCAACTACGTCACCGAAGGCACATTTGATTCGTACCTCTTTCAGACCCTTGAGAATAAACAGCGATTTATCTCGCAGATTATGACCAGTAAATCCCCGGTGCGCTCCTGCGAAGATGTAGACGAACAGGCACTTTCCTATGCGGAGATCAAGGCACTTTGCGCCGGAAATCCACTCATCAAGGAAAAGATGGACTTGGACGTTCAGGTCGCCAAGCTGAAGGTGCTGAAAGCCGACCACCAGAGCCAGAAATTCCGTCTGCAAGACAAGCTGCTGACCAAATTCCCGGCAGATATTCAGGAAACGAACGCCCACATTGCCGGGCTGAAAGCCGATGCACAGCTTGCCGCCGCCCATCCGCAGGGCAAGGAGGAGTTTTGCGACATGGTCATCAAGGGCGTGACCTACGACGAGAAAAAGACCGCCGGTGAGCAGCTGGTGCTTGCCTGCTCCGAACTGCCCAACGCCGAGGAAAAAGTCATCGGCAGCTACCGGGGCTTTGAACTGTCCCTGCGTTTCGACACCTACCGCAGTGAGTATCAGGCTATTTTGAAGGGGCAGCGGAAGTACACGGTGCCTTTGGGCACCGACCCGCTGGGCAACATCACTCGTCTGGATAACTCCCTGAACAACTTCCCGGAACGCATCACCGCCGCAGAGAACGAGTTGGATACCCTGCATCAGCAGCAGGCGGCGGCGCAAATTGAGGTGGAGAAACCCTTCCCACAGGAAGAAGAACTGGCAGAGAAGTCCGCTCGTCTTGCGGAACTGAACGCCCAGTTGGACGTGGACGAAAAGAGCCACGAATCGGAACAGGAGGAGGAAGAACAGGAGAATGCCCCTCGCCGCCCCTCGGTGCTGGCAGCACTGGAAGAAAAATCGGACAAGCCGGAGCCGGTGAAGCCCTTCCGCAGTTATTACGACAAGGATGGTGATGCCCGGTGA
- a CDS encoding plasmid mobilization protein codes for MREKRDEIIMLRTTKTEKNRIYEKMLGMGIRSLSAYIRKMALDGYCLNLDLPQLRRMAYLLQMCSNNLNQYAKAANENSRVYAADMEDLRQRLDELIDIGRQILSRLAEL; via the coding sequence GTGAGGGAAAAGCGGGATGAAATCATTATGCTGAGAACCACAAAGACCGAAAAGAACCGCATTTATGAAAAGATGCTGGGCATGGGCATCCGCAGCCTGAGTGCCTATATCCGCAAGATGGCGCTGGACGGCTACTGCCTGAACCTTGACCTGCCGCAACTGCGGCGCATGGCATATCTTTTGCAGATGTGCAGTAATAATCTCAACCAATATGCTAAAGCCGCCAATGAAAATAGTCGGGTCTATGCTGCCGACATGGAGGACCTGCGGCAGCGGCTGGATGAGCTGATTGACATTGGTCGGCAGATCCTTTCCCGGCTGGCAGAACTCTAA
- a CDS encoding helix-turn-helix transcriptional regulator gives MKELFGQRLREQRIKHGLTLEQLAEKSELSSNYIGMVERGLKEPGLATIVKLLNALNISADTLLCDLVPSASHVTDDEIRKRLEGLTPIQKKAALDLLDTYISNLPTSQTKNKSQTLQAHRLKFSRCAFLCIPFGYNHSYRMYYFLKN, from the coding sequence ATGAAAGAGCTTTTTGGACAGAGACTGCGGGAGCAGCGTATAAAGCATGGGTTGACGCTGGAACAACTTGCGGAAAAATCCGAGCTTTCCTCCAACTATATCGGCATGGTAGAGCGTGGCTTAAAGGAACCCGGCCTTGCCACCATTGTTAAACTTCTGAACGCTCTGAATATTTCCGCAGACACATTGTTGTGTGATCTGGTTCCCAGTGCATCTCATGTGACCGACGACGAGATCCGCAAGCGACTGGAAGGCTTGACCCCCATCCAGAAGAAAGCTGCCCTCGATTTGCTGGATACCTATATCAGCAATCTCCCTACCTCACAAACGAAGAATAAATCGCAAACTTTGCAAGCGCATCGGCTGAAATTTAGCCGATGCGCTTTTCTTTGCATTCCTTTCGGCTATAATCATTCTTATAGGATGTATTATTTCCTAAAGAATTGA
- a CDS encoding DNA methylase, with the protein MAAQRTFLAIDLKSFYASVECVDRHLDPLTTNLVVADASRTEKTICLAVSPSLKAYKIPGRARLFEAVQRVKEVNAQRLQTAIRQKKAVRGEDGKYHFASTSFDANALNADPALGLSYIVAPPRMQRYLDVSTQIYKTYLKYVSPADIYPYSIDEVFIDVTGYLPYYHMSAHELAMTMVREVLYNTGITATAGIGTNLYLAKLAMDIVAKHIPADKDGVRIAELDEQSYRYLLWNHRPLTDFWMTGPGTVKRLEAHGIYTMGDLARFSIHGEDRLYKIFGVDAEILIDHAWGYEPCGMAEIKSYKPSTNSISEGQVLTCPYPNNKAKLIVREMAEILMFRLTEKKLVTESITLEVGYDRENVDKGGYRGLTQTDRYGRIIPKAAHGTVRFDAPTNLGSTIINESAKLFERITNPALTVRRITINANKVTPDEGIYQVDFFTDTKKLEKEKKLQQAMLGIKNKYGKNAVLKASSYEEGATMRQRNAQIGGHSAGGSDGKLQK; encoded by the coding sequence ATGGCAGCGCAACGCACCTTTCTGGCAATCGACCTGAAAAGCTTCTATGCCTCGGTGGAGTGCGTAGACCGTCATCTCGACCCCCTGACCACCAATTTGGTGGTGGCGGACGCCTCCCGCACCGAAAAGACTATCTGCCTTGCGGTATCGCCCTCCTTAAAGGCATATAAGATACCCGGCAGAGCGCGGCTGTTTGAAGCCGTTCAGCGGGTGAAAGAGGTCAATGCTCAGCGGCTGCAAACTGCCATCCGGCAGAAAAAGGCAGTCCGGGGAGAGGATGGAAAATACCACTTTGCCAGCACCTCATTCGATGCCAACGCCCTGAACGCAGACCCTGCACTGGGGTTGAGCTACATCGTTGCGCCGCCCCGGATGCAGCGGTATCTGGATGTGTCCACCCAAATCTACAAGACCTACCTCAAATATGTGTCCCCGGCGGATATCTACCCCTACTCCATTGACGAGGTTTTCATTGATGTGACGGGCTATCTGCCCTACTACCACATGAGCGCCCACGAGCTTGCCATGACCATGGTGCGGGAGGTGCTGTACAACACCGGCATCACCGCAACGGCAGGCATCGGCACCAACCTCTACCTTGCAAAGCTGGCCATGGACATCGTGGCAAAGCACATCCCGGCGGACAAGGATGGTGTCCGCATTGCGGAGCTGGATGAGCAGTCCTACCGGTATCTGCTGTGGAACCACCGCCCCCTGACGGATTTTTGGATGACCGGTCCCGGTACCGTCAAACGGCTGGAAGCCCACGGCATCTACACCATGGGGGATTTGGCACGGTTTTCTATCCACGGAGAAGATCGTCTGTATAAGATTTTTGGCGTGGATGCGGAAATTCTCATCGACCACGCATGGGGCTATGAACCCTGCGGTATGGCTGAGATCAAAAGTTACAAGCCCAGCACCAACAGCATCAGCGAGGGACAGGTTCTGACCTGCCCCTACCCCAACAATAAAGCAAAGCTCATCGTCCGGGAGATGGCGGAGATTTTGATGTTCCGGCTCACCGAAAAGAAGCTGGTGACGGAATCCATCACCTTGGAGGTGGGCTACGACCGGGAGAACGTGGACAAGGGTGGCTATCGTGGTCTGACCCAGACCGACCGCTACGGCAGAATCATCCCCAAAGCGGCACACGGCACCGTCCGGTTCGACGCTCCTACCAATCTAGGCAGCACCATCATCAACGAAAGCGCAAAGCTGTTTGAGCGCATTACTAACCCTGCGCTGACGGTGCGGCGCATTACCATCAATGCCAACAAGGTCACGCCGGACGAGGGCATCTATCAGGTGGACTTTTTTACCGACACCAAGAAGCTGGAAAAGGAGAAAAAACTCCAGCAAGCCATGCTGGGCATCAAGAACAAGTACGGCAAAAATGCCGTACTGAAAGCCAGCAGCTACGAGGAAGGTGCCACCATGCGCCAGCGCAACGCGCAGATCGGCGGGCACAGCGCGGGAGGTTCGGATGGAAAACTACAAAAATAG
- a CDS encoding HAD family phosphatase, with the protein MIKNIVFDMGNVLVRFDPELFMDRYSLTGEDRKLIRNEVFRSVEWTMLDRGVIDEEIAEQRILPRLPERLHDAARGLIEKWDDPIVPVEGMLELLQALKAKGYRLYLLSNAATRQPIYWARAEASKLMDGALISAEAKLLKPDPQIYRTFLRKFALRPEECVFIDDTPINVEGALYENMAGIVFNMDVPALAESLCTLGVEW; encoded by the coding sequence GTGATAAAAAATATTGTTTTTGATATGGGAAACGTTCTGGTTCGGTTTGACCCGGAGCTGTTTATGGACCGCTATTCCCTCACCGGCGAGGATCGCAAGCTGATCCGCAACGAGGTATTTCGCTCGGTGGAGTGGACCATGCTGGACCGGGGCGTCATCGACGAGGAGATCGCAGAGCAGCGCATCCTGCCCCGCCTGCCGGAGCGTTTGCACGATGCAGCCCGTGGGCTGATCGAAAAGTGGGACGACCCCATTGTGCCGGTGGAGGGAATGCTGGAGCTTTTGCAGGCACTGAAAGCAAAGGGCTACCGGCTCTACCTGCTTTCCAATGCTGCCACCCGTCAGCCCATCTACTGGGCACGGGCAGAGGCCAGCAAGCTGATGGACGGTGCCCTGATCTCCGCAGAGGCCAAGCTGCTAAAGCCCGACCCGCAGATCTACCGCACCTTCCTGCGCAAGTTCGCCCTTCGCCCGGAGGAATGCGTCTTTATTGACGATACGCCCATCAACGTAGAGGGTGCACTCTACGAAAATATGGCAGGCATCGTGTTCAACATGGATGTTCCTGCCCTTGCCGAGAGCCTGTGCACTCTGGGCGTGGAATGGTAA
- a CDS encoding aldose 1-epimerase family protein: MQTIISNEFLTVTIDTHGAEVVSVKNSKGEELIWQADPAIWDRHSPVLFPWAGRLANGELVHNGKHYSGGQHGFIRDLEHILKQNNGISAQLMFRADEETKTLRFPFDFEFTSVFTLDGHTLHHEVHVKNCGDENMRCGIGFHPGFNIPFDENHTTTDYEIRFEQEESPIILDCLPHGLLSGKSFYQWKNTQAIPLTDTLFDNDSFCLAGLRSKTIGIYEKNSERKIICDISEYPYTLLWSAPTKPMRFICIEPWQSLPAAETDTSEWNEHAAAACIAPNESYSITLHTTFER; encoded by the coding sequence ATGCAAACGATCATCAGCAATGAATTTCTGACCGTGACAATTGATACGCATGGTGCAGAGGTTGTCAGTGTAAAAAATAGCAAAGGTGAAGAGCTTATCTGGCAGGCTGACCCTGCTATTTGGGATCGTCATTCTCCAGTATTGTTTCCGTGGGCTGGACGACTTGCCAATGGTGAATTGGTTCATAACGGGAAGCACTATAGCGGTGGACAGCATGGTTTTATTCGTGATCTGGAGCATATCTTAAAGCAGAATAACGGAATTTCTGCTCAACTGATGTTCCGAGCAGATGAAGAAACGAAAACTCTGCGATTTCCGTTTGATTTTGAATTCACAAGTGTTTTCACTCTTGACGGGCATACGCTCCACCATGAAGTCCATGTGAAAAACTGCGGCGACGAGAATATGCGGTGTGGAATTGGCTTTCATCCGGGATTTAATATTCCGTTTGATGAAAACCACACAACTACGGATTATGAGATTCGGTTTGAGCAAGAGGAAAGCCCAATCATTCTGGATTGTCTTCCTCATGGTCTGCTCTCTGGAAAAAGTTTTTATCAATGGAAAAATACGCAGGCGATTCCACTGACGGATACGCTGTTTGATAATGATAGTTTTTGTCTCGCCGGACTCCGTTCCAAAACGATTGGAATATATGAAAAGAATTCTGAGCGAAAAATCATCTGCGATATTTCGGAATATCCGTATACGCTACTTTGGAGTGCACCTACGAAACCTATGCGATTTATCTGCATTGAGCCGTGGCAGAGTCTCCCAGCTGCAGAGACTGACACCTCCGAGTGGAATGAACATGCGGCAGCGGCTTGCATCGCTCCCAATGAAAGCTACTCTATAACATTACATACAACATTTGAAAGATAA
- a CDS encoding right-handed parallel beta-helix repeat-containing protein, which translates to MTRTKRLLASAFLMLSCILFTACSQNKEVDFVKKYKVDLSSTSDITETLQKAIDELPDGGVLFLQDGTYQLAGHIVFKENMTFKMSDNAVLLNCSQDKNPMMAYNHPYKHNKAEGNSNIIIEGGIWDMNGQLDESGTPKNLPNAESINALGIGYGSNITIRNITFRDCYNGHVIQVAGSDNVLIENCRFEGQSFRGSGDKTRELLQIEPGTVKGYPYTLVQNKAPSTNVTIRNCYFGGSENTPHYMAAIGTHSQQAGVKCSDIVIEDCTFDNAAYTAIHFMAYDRITIRNNNFTITSDSEQIDRYGILADTYGSFIDPTGAESTTDFTIEGNTFDVSDPNATVLEITTNNKSPKHIKNVTIKDNTLKAVNGGKAIDLYLLDNCTISGNTIEGFERPIVANSCDEQFISDTDIVTE; encoded by the coding sequence ATGACAAGAACAAAAAGACTTTTGGCTTCGGCATTTTTGATGCTGAGTTGTATCCTTTTTACCGCGTGCAGCCAGAACAAAGAAGTGGACTTCGTGAAAAAATATAAAGTCGATTTAAGCTCGACTTCTGACATCACTGAAACACTTCAAAAAGCAATTGATGAACTGCCCGATGGCGGCGTGCTGTTTTTGCAGGACGGAACATATCAGCTGGCAGGTCATATTGTTTTCAAAGAAAACATGACCTTCAAGATGAGTGACAATGCGGTTCTGTTGAATTGCAGCCAGGATAAAAATCCTATGATGGCCTATAATCACCCCTATAAACACAATAAGGCTGAAGGCAACAGCAATATCATCATCGAAGGTGGCATCTGGGATATGAACGGTCAGCTGGATGAATCCGGAACGCCCAAAAATCTTCCCAATGCGGAGTCCATCAACGCTCTTGGCATCGGTTACGGAAGCAATATCACGATCCGCAATATTACTTTCCGGGATTGCTACAACGGACACGTGATTCAGGTTGCTGGCTCGGACAATGTTCTGATTGAAAACTGCCGTTTTGAAGGTCAGTCCTTCCGTGGAAGCGGCGACAAAACGCGCGAGCTTCTTCAAATCGAACCCGGTACGGTAAAGGGCTATCCCTATACGCTGGTGCAGAACAAAGCTCCCTCTACGAATGTCACGATTCGCAACTGTTATTTTGGTGGCAGTGAAAACACGCCGCACTATATGGCGGCCATCGGAACACACTCTCAGCAGGCAGGCGTGAAATGCTCTGATATCGTGATTGAGGACTGCACCTTTGACAACGCCGCCTATACCGCTATCCATTTTATGGCCTATGACCGTATCACCATTCGCAACAACAATTTCACTATTACTTCGGACTCGGAGCAGATCGACCGTTATGGGATTCTGGCCGACACCTACGGTTCGTTTATTGACCCGACAGGTGCAGAAAGCACAACGGACTTTACCATCGAAGGCAACACCTTTGATGTCAGCGACCCCAATGCGACCGTTCTGGAAATCACTACAAACAACAAATCGCCCAAGCACATCAAAAATGTCACCATCAAGGACAACACCCTGAAAGCCGTGAATGGCGGAAAAGCAATCGACCTGTATCTTTTGGACAATTGTACTATCAGCGGAAACACGATTGAAGGATTTGAACGACCCATTGTCGCAAATTCTTGTGACGAGCAGTTCATATCGGATACGGATATTGTTACAGAATAA